The genomic region aatgacttcaataagaactttcttatatatatctaaatacaagattatgctttcttcaatagtgttaTTATCCGAAtcattaaaagaatgataaaacttactgACATGGCTGAGATTACCATCCTGAGTTATTTCGTTAACGAGCTCTTCCGAGGTAAGTGTATCACATACCTTTGGTGTCTGTTTCTTCTGTGTAATCTTCTTTGGACCGCTAGGCTCTCTCACAACCTGTTCTTTCTTCCTAAGTGTCCTTGTCTTCTTAGGTGATGGAGCAGGTGCCGGTGGagattttcttttcttcctatccactcttTTAAATTCCACAGCTTTGTCACTATCAGTCTCGGATGAGGTAACAACATGGGAAACATGTGTTACTGGTTATTGGCCAGATTTTCTTTCTTTTGTGCTTGCAGCAACACCACTCAACTAATCAAGTTTCAATAATCCCTTGGTAACATCTAtgacaaattttgaagcatctttcaatattttatccCTTTTCTTACTTTGCTTCTGAATAGCAACATCTTTCTCTATGGTTTCAGCAGTGCCAAAGATCTTCTCAGTTTGTTTCGATGGGGCATCTAGAAGTCTCTTGACATAAGTTTCCAGAATGTTggtgtccacttcatatcccatttatgttacccaaatagtcctaggtgGGAcagcctccatccatatttcatctctctttataacaaagcatatcaatttgtcatacttatcaacaatactctgagggattctttccctttgcctcattcttgcttgaaagtttttgaagtaatcCTTTACCTTCTTGTCTCTTTCTGAACCCATGCCAGAaattgcctccttaatctgttttccaacagaaatatcataggcaaagtctctATGGCCTATgccgggaatctcctttgagaagtatagcatcaaacatacaattaaattcccaaatttgaatgttccctttttatcacccttgattttgtccaggttatctatcaattcatcttttaaccactcacaaagatcaatttttgcattgttctttaccatttcataagcattgtgaatgcatagactggaaacaaaattcaacctatttgtatgtgcaaccttgtaaccaataaccatgctagcatatttaacattgtcATCAGTTATGTCACTTACCCTGAATGATctgttatcagatgtagcaccGATTAAATCCATAACgcctttgtttggaattttcttcttcttctcaggccTTGTGCCAGTAGAGAGTAAACCTGTAACAACTTTAATAGCTTCCCTGGTGATTTTGAAGACGGAGTCAAGCCATAAGAATTCAccgtgaactctacttagaacatatcGAATAATTTCACCTTCGAATTTAGGCATGTAAAGGATGTCtacgaaccctaaatcttccacaatcttatgttcaggttgaTTACACCTTGATTGTTTGTGATGACTTTCATAAACATGTTCTTTATCtcctcagaccctaaatcttcaatattacagtgaatgtatgccctagggtcttctccAATAGAGTCATCCATCTTAGCTATCTTAGGAATTATCTTAAAAACTAGCCTAGGACGTTTGATAttctccacaatagtagggtttgctatgaattcaggaatggaagatgaagaagccatgacgcaaaataaatacctttttctgtcgaatgcaagtgaaaaccttggatgccctagaaAATCTTTGTTGCTTCGCTTCTTGAATGTTGATGCTCTACTTTTGTGCTCTTCGAGTACTTGAATGCTTGGTAAGTcgaaatgagaaatttcaatgctttatagccaaaaagttaactaacaaccgcattaaatgcttcgcCAGTTAGTGAATTTCcattgtaactcaacatatgtgTCGGTAAAGAAGGGTTATGACTTCTTACCATCATCTGAGGGgcaaaatgcatgatcttcaattagttgccttacccctaaggattattccttagttagatgaagaatttcctgcCGATGCAGGATTACTTTGTTCTGTCGGTGCAAAGCCAGATTTATCATTTCTTTGATCcgtcttcttgacccattgttcaGAGAATTCTTgctttgatttcattcaccttttcctttcctttgacaTTAGATCCTCTGTTGTTTGCAGGTACATTCTTGCTtatgcaaaatcttgcaatatgcccaatcttgttgcatgcataacaagttacattatttctttgaatagcttttccataaccttgcccggtttgagttatgcattgattagatagatgtccaaatctaccacaagcatgacattttacattcattctgtaatcatttgacttatgaccatatttattgcatttggaacactgACTGGtaaatgagtttgtattctgattattcctatatctgcattgatttgctctatgaccaaatttgttgcaattaaaacatttgccattgaatttataagcattgggttgccttaccaattTGTTGTGATCATGCTTATTTGTAGttccagagctttctccatgttcaaatccaagtccaactgtatctTTATCAGGTCTTtgatttttcaacatatcatcaagcttggctgagctctttttgaatttgtctttgtattcatttgcagtgaccaactcactttccagagtCCTAACTTGTCTcgtaagttcctctttgtcatgttgcatatgaatcaactctattttaagcatatcattttcatgactaagccttATAGATTTATCTAATCTTTCATTACGTTGTCTGACCAAATCTTCttgattcttctttctatcttcaatatccttacatagtctcatgcttaagtcttgcatctcattcttcatgttattgttctcttgtttcagtttctctgcaatatctctaagagtttgttTTTCTTCAACATCTTGTTTTTGCAGTTGCTCACACAATTATTTTCTCTTACTTTGTGCCATGatcaggttttcttgaagtgctttaatGAATTCTTGAGCAGATTTGAGTTCTTGTTCCAgcttgatattctttaatttttctgcaaaaaaatcttcaagagccacttccaactattgtctcaaattttccatgggtaccagtttcagaatcctcctcaagctgttaggcttctgcaaatacaggaccaagctctaataccaattgttagataattgattaatcccaaagacactgagagggggggatgaatcaatgtcagacaggtaaatgaaagatttaaaattattTGCAATTTTGTAACTAAGATTAATATGTCGATAAGAAAACAATAATGTCGCAAAGAGAAATAAAGGAATcggcatcaatgcacaccataacacaaatattttggcaaggaaacccgataaaagaaaaacctcagtgggatttgtgacccacaatatttactcactggccatatgaataaatattacttagtacaaaaggggcctgcacatgcaggaaggccaactgcctagagctcactgctcaacaacaaaagtggagtctcactgactacaacatcacactgatgtaaacataaaaatgaactcttacaacttgcatcaaaatgttggatgagtttGTTGTTATGCTTTGTCTAATACCGgttctgcctctgccaaaaaccctagtCGGTATGTTGTCAAATGATTCTACTTATACAAAATAGTCTtcgctcttctctgcttcttattcgctccaaaataaacacatcaaaatgcatatacaactatttgttgtcatatcctatcttatctcatGTTACCGCTTAGTTtttttcaaatgacctacaagaactcataaatatatgagtctttacaatacaacatgtcggccatacaattataatttacattacaatttattttgcataaacaatactTATTGACAAGTCGGCCTAGAATGTCGGTATAATCTTTtgtcggtgtaaactagatgccaatgtgaataagccttgttgtaactgtcggtgctggtaggtgaagtctatggccggttgaacctgtggaaccttgttaccatcaatgacaacatctacctttctcatctgagtgtataatgccaacaaaaccatttaataaattacatatgccttcagcggctacacatgctggaccgcagcccaggattacaaaacaatccttacaacacaaatctaagatccacagATCTTCTACTCGACAAATAGGCCTCTGGTAACAGTCTGCATTTTTCTGCACTGATCTGGACCTCAGTTCATCCGGACTTCAATCTCCCAGGACCATAATCCGTCTGGAAActacatctttgctcgatctctTCTTCCTCGAACCTCCCTCCCctaaaatgattctcaaaacttccatttataccatccgcaagcaatgacaactcgatcaagtcggccaaagacgaaccggttcatgatgaaatgtgtaaacaataacatgtcggcccaaatcaccaagaacatcttcaaattcaTAAAACTTCACGTGGTCCTTCGAAAACATcagacaaggcccaaaacaacatcgctcaacaATCTGCAAGTGACGGAAACCACCCGCAACCCAATTCATCTTCGTTCCATACACTGCAAGAgcaaccggtaagaacataccaataccggACTAATACCGGGATCAAATCCAAATGTCGGTTCGAACTACTTCGGTTCTCCTGCATCATGTAGACTCTATAAGGCGTACATAGAAGGCAAACCTAAAACGAACTTATGACAAACTATAGGAAACTAACTCTATATTCCAAGTTATAGTTGCAAAAGGGGAAGTTCATACCATTAAGTATTCATGATTGCAAGCTCTTTTTATGCTTTTGGTCTTGATATTTATACTTACCAAACCCTAGGAAGAGAGTAGTCTCCAAGTCGAGTAAgaggtgagtgaaaaatgacttaTGAAAATAAAACTTTGGCCAAAGTGTCATATTTGTCACTACATGCAACTAGTCAGTTCGCAAGTGTCACCAAAAAATAGATCATAGTCGAGGCTTGTGAGATCGATACAGTTCTTTCCTAGTAGGTATATCTAGTAAATTTTTATTCATGTCACGTTTTGTATCATGATTTTCAATGCAATGGATAAAGAAAAGATTTCCTTTCATAATGTTTTCAAACAGAaatgtttaaatattttaatttgaatatatatatatatatatatatatatatatatatatatatatatatatatatatatatatatatttgttttaaaaaaaaaattgtcgtgCTTTTACTGTCGTTATAAAATTTATCTTGTTTAAAAGTAAAAGTATTTATTTCCTAAGAGTTTAGGATTCGGGGTCATTACAATTTTAGGATCCATATAGACCTCAAAGTTGGGTAAAAATGGATCATGTAAATTTGCATGGTAATTCAGATTTAGTTTTGAGTTCATTTTGCATTGGAGTATATTAACATGATTACATGCTAAAAATTAATGCAATCTTGTGCAAAATTGAGCTCATTCCCCAATCCTTCATCCATCCCCACTTACACATACTTCCACACATCACATCTCTATTTAAACACTTTCCTATATATTTGTTATCATTAATAATTTATTATGCCTACCAATGCCTCCATCTCAATTCAGTTTTTATCTCCTTGATAGCAATGCCTCCTTGTCTAGATCAATCTAATAACATTTATGTTTGCTCCAATACCACATAGAATTGACccctaaaatttaaaaaatttaaattcgaATTTAAATTTAATTGTTTATGCCTATCTCTTTAGTCATATAAGCCAAATTGGTGCGTATTTGCACAGTCTATTATTATCCCTTAGTATTTAGAGGAATTTTATGTGCATTAAACAACATCCAATTCATATGAAAAATCTTATGCattgaaagaaaagtcattctagaAACTGCTTGTTTTGGAGAACTAAAAGAATCTTAATCTACATCAAATTCATATGAGATATTTTCCTGTCTAAGACTATTGTCTTTGACATTCTCACATGACTATCAAACCATTATAATCAAGGGGGCTAAGCTAGGAGACCAGTGCCCTTGCAATCCATTAATCTCCCCAAAGTCTTTTACAATACCATCAAGCCTTATGTATCCACAAATATTAGAGACATGGACAacatatgtaatgtccccactttgaaatagaatttaatgataaatataaataataaaattcaaaattcaaaagaataaaattaaaatgaaaatgaaaatataaaagaatataattaaatataattaaaatttaattaagttaacgaATGGTCAagaggcatgaaatgataagttgtgactcttccaaatatgaggtataaaagggaggagagaactcatttgaagagggtataatttgggaatcagaagtgcagatctgatttaataagaagtgcagatctgattttgaaagattgtgtccctttcaaagggcataaataatgaagagttgagagttgcactctttcaaagggtgctagtggtgaaagggtgtgtctcttaccaaagggcatacatgatgaagaggtgtaacctctccctcacattgagagatataaaagaaAGGAATCAAAACAGCAatgacatcaccatcgatcagatcaaatcggaactattattaagttacaggcagtagcatccttgttcttggtggtatgcatggggatgtgcttaatatatgaaaccCGATACTGTTCTTATGCAAAATttagtattattattaatatagACTGCGAGATATCTATACTCGCACCCTTAGGAGAAAATTGTCTTGGACACAGGACGTCACAATTTTCTCTAAGAAACCCCTATTCAGACCAACAATGGGAAGAAATGAATGAACTAATTGATGCCAATTATGAGGAACAGATTTACTTAGGGATATTCTCCATGAGACCCTCATGAGATGACAACAAGGGCAACGATCTTGCACAAAAGATATTAACATCATATTAATATGTTAACTAATGTCTAACTGGTTCATCCATCGATTAGTGTGCCCAAATTGATATATTAAGCAATCACCAATTAAGTGTGATTTCTCCAAGGGCCCAGCGATTATGAAAGGGTGGGATACACAAGATACAGGGATGCCTTTTGAGAGGAGAGTTATAACTTATGAACAAGTAGACATGACTCTTCACCAGTGAAGAAGAAGAGACTTATACAACAATCTTATCAGTACTAGGAGGCATCGCATCAGACTTGGTATTTCACAAACACTTAGCAGTTTGACTGAATATTGGAGTTTGGTTTGACTACAGCAGAGTTTGATGTACTTTCTCTTAACCCCTACACTAGGATCTGAAACACCATAACTAGGATATTTAAAGGTCATTTTATTAAGgggcattacaagtggtatcacaTGATCCTTCCATCCTGCAGGGTAAACATGAATCAATAAAatattctagtcaataagaaggaaTCTAATAATATATGTATTTGTGTGTATGTTGTGTGTTTGTATAATATTTTATGTGTATACTCTATGTTTGGTTCATGCCTGGTATGTTTCTAGCATGTTTATTCCATGTGTGTTTTTCAAAGTTgtttcatattgggaatcattttggaacactccatgatcattgctttaaaatagaatttaatggtaaatataaataataaaattaaaattcaaaagaataaaattaaaatatgaaagaatataattaaaattgaatTAAGTTAACGAATGGTCAagaggcatgaaatgataagttgtgactctcccaaatatgaggt from Cryptomeria japonica chromosome 3, Sugi_1.0, whole genome shotgun sequence harbors:
- the LOC131033550 gene encoding MADS-box transcription factor 56-like, with the protein product MVRGKVHLKKIENPVNRRVTFSKRKRGMLKKAEELSVLCEAEVGLMIFSPTGRLFEFASPREAIKVVTGLLSTGTRPEKKKKIPNKGVMDLIGATSDNRSFRIKEAISGMGSERDKKRDEIWMEAVPPRTIWVT